The nucleotide window GTCATCACAACCTGGGCTCCGAGAGAGAGCACCGCCATAACCGAGATAGCTGTCTGCGGGAGATTGGGAAGATGTATCGCAACGCGGGAGTCCCTGACGACTCCGAGAGCCGTCAGGGCCGTTGCCAGCCGGTCCACATGGTCTTTAAGCCTGCCGTACGTTAGATTCTGATTGAGAAAAATCGTCGCCGGACGGGACGGGAAGCGGGAAGCAGCGCGTTCCAGAAAAGATGGCAGCGGCAATTCTTCAAAATCCGGGCGGATCGGAACACCCTTATCGTAGAATCTATACCAGCTCTTCTCAGGCATCCTTCGACCGCGCTGGAGCGGTTAATCCTTCATTCCATTGAAGGCTTCCAATTCCAGAGTATAATGATTCATCACGCTGAGAAGACCCACCAGCTTCAATAGGGTGAGAACACGATTGGACGCGCCAACGAGACACATCCGCCCACCAGCGTTTGTGACGGATGTATAACTAGCGGCCAAGATCCCAACACCGGCGCTTGTCACATGCTCACATTTCTCAAGATTGATGATCAGACAGGAGCCGCCGCGGCGAACATCTTGGCGCAGAGTATCCAGAAAATCGAAGCAGTCTTTTCGATCGGTGAGAACACCTGATAAGCGATATACAACCGCCTCGGGATCTTCATGCTCTATCCTCTCGACTTCCAATTTCTCCCAGGATGACATCGTTGACCCCTCCCCGCAGTCTCTCAGGCATCGGTGTTTACGCTTGTAACATTCTATCGCATCCTAAATTCAAGTCAAACTCAGACTGGCACGAATCTTAGCATCTTGTTTTTTACAGAGCAATTCCGAACCCCCACCTATGAACTTGTCAGAATCCCGGGACTTTGTGAGGACACTGCGGGAAGAAAATACATGGTCCTTTTTATCATCAGCCGATAATCTTTGGCTTGCATTGTTGGTTGGTTTCTATTTTATGCTTATTCTGTAAACTTGAATTCAGCAGATTTGGGTTGCTCAGAGGAAGATCTCCCAAATACGAAAAAAGAATTCTGAATGAGGACTATGACCATGGAAAACACAATGGATACCCTTGTCAAATTCGCGACGACCTCAGGA belongs to Candidatus Eisenbacteria bacterium and includes:
- a CDS encoding STAS domain-containing protein: MSSWEKLEVERIEHEDPEAVVYRLSGVLTDRKDCFDFLDTLRQDVRRGGSCLIINLEKCEHVTSAGVGILAASYTSVTNAGGRMCLVGASNRVLTLLKLVGLLSVMNHYTLELEAFNGMKD